Genomic segment of Ruegeria sp. TM1040:
CGCTGTCGATGCAATTCTGCCAGACCGATTGTTGGACTTGGTCGCTGAGGTCCTGCGATCCGTTGAAAACTTTGAACCCTACGCCCCGCACCCGCTTGAAGACAGACGCAAAAAGAATCCTTGCGATCTCATCAAGAAAGGCGTAGGGGTGAGCCGCTAACGTTTCTTCTCTTCGAATTTCTGCTTCCGTGAAAACGGTATCGGTTGGTCGACTTGGATCGACTTTTGCCGAGCTGTCGCAATCACGCGGACAGATTTATTTGGAGACTACGGATATGGCCAATGGCACCGTAAAATGGTTCAACGCAACCAAAGGCTTCGGCTTCATTCAACCGGAAGATGGCACCCAGGACGTGTTCCTGCACATCTCTGCAGTTGAGCGTGCGGGCATCAATCGCATCGACGACGGTCAGAAAGTGACCTTTGACCTCGAAAACGGTCGCGACGGACGCACATCGGCAAGCAATCTCGCGCTTGCTTGAGAACCTGAGCTGGGGAGACGGACAAATGACCAACACCCCGGCAAAGGATGACGACGTCGATATTTTTGCACATCTCTCTGTATCTGCAGCGAAGTCAAAGACTTCGGATGTGATGTCGGCGGCGGATCGCACGACCCAGACAGTCAAGCGTCTCCGAGACGAGGAAGCCGCAGCCAACGCTGAAAAGGTTGCCCGTCTCAGAGCGTTCAGGAAAAAACATACTCCGAAACCAAAGACGTAACCGGGTCTACAAAAAGGCGCACTGCAACCTGCCCTTTTGTGGCAGATGCAGTGTTTCCAGATGCATGCGTCGAGCATTTCACTCTTTTTCGGAAGGGCGTGCTCCGCGGCGCATCGGAAGGCTCCGTGGCGGGGACATCCTCGCCACGGAGGCAACAGACTACTACCCCGATACGACAGCGCGCTCTGTAACCAACGCGGCACGAGATCCGCACTGCGCGCGCATCGCTTAGATCGCCTTTTGCGTGACTACTCCTCGCGCTGCGAGGATAGCGACGCACCTTCTTCGAGAAAGCACTGAAGACTGGGGGGATATCTCGGCCCTCCGTTGCCCTCACCTGCGCGCGCCTACATACGCCCCCGCTCATGCGGAATTTCGGATGCGCGACACCACATTGGACGGGCCTTCACGGCACGTCATACCAAATTCAAGATGAGAACATGATAGAGATTTTTTGGGGACCGAAGATGGTCCTGACCGAGATTGAAACCGGAACTCAAGAGGCCTTTGGCACCATTGAAAAGGCGCACCATTGGCTCAGCCGCAAATGGCCTGTTGCAGATTCCGCGGCCCGAGCTGCACTGGCCCAAGTCGAAGCCGCGATGGAATGCATGGGGTCCGTGCAGGACGCAAGATCGGCATTTCAAGACGCCGCCTGCAGCGCCGGGTTTCACATTGCAGATCAAAGCGCGCAGCCCCTGGCGTCATAGACGCAGCGGGCGTGCAAGGCTTTCAGCTGAAAGAAACAGCGGCCCCGCCCTCGTCGTGCAACAGACCGCAGAGGTCAATTGGGATCATTGGGAGGATAAAACCCTTCGTTCCCAATGGCATCCACCGAGACATTCACGCATGCAAATCTAGCTTCGCGGCGGAACATAGCTTGGACGGTGCCCCCCCAACCGGCCCCGCGTGATCGTAGCATTGAACGCCCAGGTTCGCAGGCAGAACAGGATCCAAGATCGACAAGCGGTGTTGGAGGACTGTAATAAACCGTCAGAGTGGATTATATGGAGGCGAGTACCGGAATCGAACCGGTGTACACGGATTTGCAATCCGCTGCGTCACCACTCCGCCAACTCGCCGCCTTGATACCTCGATGTGGCGGGTGGTGTCCGGCCACTGGGCGTGCACTGCTTTTATGAAGGTTGCCAGCGAGGTGCAAGGGTCAAAACCACATTCCTGCGCGAAAATTCATCCGCAAAATCCACCGCGAGTTCGACGAGCTGAGCCACTCGGTCATCGTCCAAAGCAGGCAAGATCAGTCGACGCGAATTTGCTCGAGCGGGAGATGCGTGGTCGATTTGATCTCTTCCATCGACAAGAGCGCCGTCACATTGTGGACCCGCACCTCTGAGATCAGCGCCTGGTAGAATTTGTCATAGGCGCGCGCGTTCTTCACCCGAACCTTCAGGATATAGTCGATGTCACCCGCAAGGCGGTGCGCTTCCTGAACTTCGGGGCGCTCCTGCAGGGCCTTGAGGAAGGATGCCTGCCAGCTGGCTTCATGCTCCGAGGTGCGGATCAGCACGAAGAAACAGGCCTCAAACCCCAGGGCCTCGGCATCAAGGATCACCGTCTGATTACCGACCACGCCAGCCTCGCGCAATTTGCGGATCCGATTCCAGACCGGGGTCTTGGAACTGCCCACTTGCTTGGCGATTTCATCCAGCGACTGCCCCGCATCACGCTGGAGTTCCGCCAGAATTTTCCGGTCCGTCGCGTCGATCCGCACTGTCATTCCAAAATTCTCCTCAAGTCAGGACGCGCGGACCTCACGGCGAAAGGCAGTGAGACATGTGTCCTTATTTCCCGGCCCATATAGCACAGAGAGGGGAATATTTCCTATATCTAGGGTCACGTCAAACACCAAAAAATGGACCGATGGATGCCCCGCGACACGCATTATATCCCGCCCCTCACGCCGCCCCTGCCGGGAGCCATGGGCGTGATGTGTCCGGGTGTCGTAGCCTTTGCGGGATCCGGTCCCGGAGATGTGGACCTGTTGACGCTCAAGGTGCTGAAGGCCCTTGGTGAGGCGGATGTCATCCTCTTTGACCGGCTGGTGAGCAAGGACATCATGGCGCTGGCGCATGAGGGTGCGTTGCTTGAAGATGTCGGAAAAGAGGGCTTCGGGCCATCAATGGCGCAGGAAGAAATCTGCGCGCGGCTGGTGCATCACGCCAAACGCGGCCTCAAGGTGCTGCGGCTCAAATCGGGCGACCCCACCATCTTTGGCCGGCTGGACGAAGAACTCTCGGCCTGCGAAGCGGCAGATGTCGACACGCAGATCCTGCCGGGGATCACCGCCGCCTCGGCGGCCGTCGCCGCCATTGGTCAGAGCCTGACACAACGGGGGCGCAATACCTCGGTGCGGTTCCTGACCGGTCATGACATGAAGGGGTTTGCCGACCACGACTGGGCCCAGCTTGCGCGCCGCGGCGAAGTGGCCGCTGTTTACATGGGCAAGAAATCCGCTCGTTTTGTGCAGGGGCGTATGCTGATGCATGGCGCCGATCTCACAACCCCCGTGACGGTGGTCGAAAACGCCTCTCGCGCAGATCAGCGTGTGCTGGCCACCACCCTGGAGCATTTGCCCGCCGATCTGGCCGCTGCGCACTTCAGCGGCCCGGCGCTCACCTTCCTTGGGCTTGCGCCGCGACAGGCGGCCGCCCTTACCGACATTCAGATGGAGCTTGCCTGATGGCCCGTGCATTCACCCCCAAAGTTGTCACCGCCAATCACTTGCTGGAGGGCGATGTGATTTACCTCACAGCTGAAAATGACTGGACCCGCGCTTTGAGCGAGGCGGAATTGATCACCGATGAAGCGGAGGCGCAGTTGCGTCTTCTGGAGGCCCAGAGCCAGGCTCAGATTGCCGTTGGTGCCTATCTCGCGGATGCGAAAGCCGGGGAACAGGGTCCGGAACCCACTCATTTCCGCGAAGAATTCCGCCGCACCGGCCCGTCGAACTATGCCCACGGCAAGCAGGAAGCCAAACTGGAGGCCACCGCAAATGTATAAGTACAACGACTTCGACTCCGCCTTTCTCGCAGAGCGCAATCGCCAGTTCCGTGCCCAGGTGGAGCGCCGCATCGCGGGCGCGCTGACCGAGGATGAGTTCAAGCCGCTGCGCCTGATGAACGGTCTCTATCTTCAGCTGCACGCCTATATGCTGCGGGTTGCGATCCCCTATGGCACGCTGAACCCCGATCAGATGCGCGCGCTCGCACTGCTCGCTGAGAAGTGGGACAAGGGCTACGGCCATTTCACCACGCGTCAGAACATCCAGTACAACTGGCCCAAACTGAAGGATGTGCCGGACATGCTGGACGCGCTGGCAGAGGTGAACCTGCATGCGATCCAGACCTCGGGCAACACGATCCGTAACGTGACGGCCGACCATTTCGCCGGCGCTGCCGCAGATGAGATCGAAGATCCCCGCCCCATCGCAGAGCTGATCCGCCAGTGGTCCACCGATCACCCGGAGTTTCAGTTCATGGGCCGTAAGTTCAAGATCGCCGTCTCCGGGGCCGCCAACGATCGCGCCGTCCTGAAGGCACATGACTTGGCGATCAAGATCGTCAAGAACGAGGACGGCGAAGTGGGCTACCAGGTGCTGGTCGGCGGTGGCCTTGGCCGTACGCCGATGATCGGCAAGGTGCTCAATGACTTTGTCGCCGCCGATGACCTCCTGCCCTACATCGAGAGCGTGATCTCGGTCTGGAACCAGCTTGGCCGTCGCGACAACAAGTACAAGGCCCGCATCAAGATCACCGTGCACGAGCTCGGACTGGAGAAGATCCGCGAGCTGACCGAAGAGCGTTTTGCGCAAGTGCGCCCGACCTTTGGCGGCGCAGATCAAGCGTTGTTTCAGGACATCAAGCGCCACTTTGCCGCGCCCGAGTTCCGCAGCGAAGGCACCGAGGTCTTTGACGCCGCTTATGACTCCGATCCTGTGTTCCGCGCCTGGGCCGACACCAACCTCGCCGAACACAAGGCGCCGGGGCATGCGATCGCGACCATCTCGATCAAGAAACATGGCGCCACGCCGGGCGATGCAACCGCCGCGCAGATGTACGCCATGGCAGATATCGCCGAAGAGTTCGCCTATGGCGAGCTGCGCATCAGCCACGAGCAGAACGTGATCCTGCCGCATGTGCACAAGAACGATCTGCCCGCAATCCACGCGCGTCTGAAGGCGGCGGATCTGGCGACCGCGAACATCGGCCTGATCTCGGACATCATTGCCTGCCCGGGCATGGATTACTGCGCGCTGGCCACCGCCCGCTCGATCCCCGTGGCGCAGGAAATCGCCACCCGGTTCGAGGACCTGAAACTCGAGCACGACATTGGCCATCTGCAGATCAAGATCTCTGGCTGCATCAACGCCTGCGGCCACCACCATGTCGGACACATCGGCATCCTTGGTCTGGATCGCGCGGGCGTCGAGAACTATCAGATCACGCTGGGTGGGGATGCGACCGAAACTGCAGCCATCGGCACGCGGACCGGACCGGGCTTTGCCTATGACGAAATCGTCCCCGCGGTGGAGCGCATCGTCGAAACCTATCTGGAGCAACGCGAGAGCGCCGAAGAAGAGTTCCTGCAAACCTACCGCCGCGTCGGCATGGAGCCCTTCAAGGCGGCGCTCTACCCGGCCTCCGAGAAAAAGGTGGCCTGAGGGATGACCCGTATAGATCAGGAGATCAGGGGCCATCCCGCCGCTGCTGGCAGCGCTGAGGCCCTGGCCGAGCAGGTTGCGGCGCTCAATGCCCGCTTCAAACACCACTCGGCCACCTCCGTGATGGAAGGGGCGCTGCGGGATGCTGGCAATATCGCGCTGGTGTCGTCCTTTGGGGCGGAATCGGTGGTGCTGTTGCATATGGCCGCCGTGATCGACCCCTCGGTGCCGGTGCTCTTTGTGGACACGGAACTCTTGTTCACAGAGACGCTGGTCTACCAGCAAGAAGTGAGCGAGCGCCTAGGCCTCAGGAATGTGCATGTCATCAAGGCGGATGACATCGCCGAAAAAGACCCCTATGGCGCGATGCGGTTTTCCGACACCGACGCCTGCTGCACCCTGCGCAAGACCATTCCGCTGCAAAAGGCGCTCGCCGGCTATGACGGCTGGATCACCGGGCGCAAACGGTTTCAGTCCGGCACCCGCGCCGCGCTCGACTTCTTTGAGGTCGAGGATGGCACCGGACGAATGAAGATCAACCCACTGGCCCATTGGGCGCCCGAAGACGTGCGCGCCTATATGGATGAAAACCGCCTGCCCCGTCACCCGCTGGTGGCCAAGGGCTATCCATCGATCGGCTGCGAACCCTGCACCAGCCCGGTCGCAGAAGGCGAAGACCCCCGCGCCGGTCGCTGGCGCAACCAGAACAAGGAAGAATGCGGCATCCACGTTGTGGATGGCAAATTCGTCCGTACAGGAGCTTGAGTAATATGAGCGTTATCGTAACCGACACGGGCTTTGCCCATGACGACTGGACCGGCGGCTTTGAGGGTGCAAATGTGCTTGATCTGGCCTCCGACACAGACCCTGCCACGCTGAAGGACCAGCTGGACGGCGTCGAGATGATCCGCGTTGATTTTCCCTCTTTTGCGGATGGGCGCGGGTTCACCATTGCGCGCATGCTGCGCCTCATGGGATATGACGGCCGTCTGCGCGCCAAGGGTCATGTGATCTCGGATCAATATGCCATGGCGCGCCGGGTTGGATTTGACGAGGTGGAAATCTCTGACGATCTGGCCACCCGCCAGCCCGAAGGCGAATGGCTGTTCCGCGCCAACTGGCAGAGCCACAACTACCAGGCACGCCTGCGCGCGCATTCCAACGCCGCGCGCTAAGCCAGCCCGAAGACCCGTCGTCAGCCCCCCCGCCCCAGCTGCGCGCGCAGTGGATCGCCTAGGGGCACCCCAAGGGCCCGTTCTGCGCAAGAGTGTCGCAGGAGGGGTTCCCCTGACCTAGATCAAAGATTAATCAGAGGTGCCGGTTTATCCCACCGGCAGAGACATGATGAACGAGATTACGCCCGTGAGTGAGCCTGTGACCGAAGCCGCCGCGCCTGCAAAGGCCAAACCCGCCCTGCCCGACGCCCAGACCGTGACGCAAGTGAAACACTGGACTGACCGGCTGTTTTCCTTCCGCTGCACCCGGCCTGCCTCCCTGCGGTTCCGCTCGGGCGAGTTTGTGATGATCGGCCTGATGGGCGACCCGGACCCAAAGACCGGCAAGCAAAAGCCCCTGCTGCGCGCCTATTCCATCGCATCGCCCTCCTGGGACGAGGAAATGGAGTTCTACTCCATCAAGGTTCAGGACGGCCCGCTCACCTCGAAACTGCAGCACATCAAGGTTGGCGATGAAATCATCCTGCGCCCCAAACCAGTGGGCACGCTGGTGCACGATGCGCTTTTGCCCGGCAAACGGATCTGGTTCTTTGCAACCGGCACCGGTTTTGCGCCCTTCGCCTCCCTGCTGCGCGAGCCGCAGACCTATGAGGATTATGATGAGGTCATCATCACCCACACCTGCCGCGAGGTAGGCGAGCTGACCTATGGCCGCGAGCTGATCGAGAGCTTGAAGGAAGACGAGCTCCTCAATGAGGTGATTGGCGAAGGATTCTGGAAGAAGATCAAATACTACCCGACCACCACCCGAGAAGAGAGCGCCAAGATGGGCCGCATCACCGACCTGATGCGCTCGGGCGAGGCCTTTGCAGATCTGGGCGTGCCGCCGCTGAACCCGGAAAGCGACCGCGCAATGATCTGCGGCAACCTTGCTTTCAACCTCGAGCTCAAGGATCTCTTCGAGAATACCTATGGCCTGGAAGAAGGTGCCAATTCCAAGCCTGCGCATTTTGTGGTGGAAAAAGCCTTCCTCGACTGAGGAGGCTTTGACAGCGTCTTACAAGAACGCCCCCGCACGCATGCTGCGGGGGCGTTTTCTATTTAGAACAGAGCCTTGCTGACACAGCTCAATAGAAAACGCCCCGAGGAACGGGGCGTTTGGGACGTTGTTCACAAAGCGGTGCAAGGGGGTCAGAGACCCAATGCGGTGCGCGCCGATTGCAGCGCTGCCTTCAACAGATCCGGGTTATCACGTGCCTGCGTGATCGCGGACTTCAGCGCAGTCTTTTTCAGCGGGTCCAACTCGGAGCCCTCGATGAGCTCGATCACACGGTCGTAGTTGAAACCCTCAGGCGTCAGCAGGGCGGCTGGCGTCTCGGCCTCTGCAGCCGCGGTGACATCTGCAGTCGCATCCGCCCCAATCTCCGGTGTAGCAGCTTCGGTGACGGCTTCAGCTGCGGCATCCGCAGTGTTCTGCGCCTCTGTGGCCAAGTCCACCGCCCCTTCGGTTACGGTGCTGACGGCCTCGGATGCGCTCTCCTGCGCGCCCTCAACGGCGTCTGCAACACCGTCCTGTGCCGCCTCGACCGCCGCCACGGCCTCTTCCTCGGCTGCGGCAACGGCAGCTTCGGCTTGTTCCTGAACGGCCTCTACCGTCTCGCCTGCCCCCTCAACCAGGTTCTCGGCTGCTTCAGAAGCTGCATCAACGGCGTTTTCAACCGCCTCTGTGGCCTGATCTACGGCCGTCTCGGCTGTTTCGGCAATCGCATCAACAGCCTCTTGCGCCTGCTCCTGCAGGTCGCCCGCTTCAGGTTCGCCGGTTTCAACCTCTGCGGCTGCCTCGGTGTCCTCGGTTGTGACTGGGGCCGCTTCATTGGCGACCTCGGCGGGCATATCGGTGACGGGCTGGTCCTCGGGCTGATTGAGGTACCAAACGGCCCCTGCAACCACCACCAAACCAATAGCGGCGCCCACTCCTGCAATTTTCATGGCAATATCCTTCCATGCTGACGTCCCGACGCGGGACGGATTGCAGATGTACTTCTGCTTAATCGAGGGATACAACAAGGGGGAAGTCTTTCGCCGCACTCCCCTCGGCAATGGGCCGCCACCCGTTCCGAGCGCTGCGTGAAAACTCTTGCCAATCGCAAAATCCCTTGTGTTTCCGGCTTGCAAGACAGTCCGACACCGATTAAATTCCCGGCTCAAATTTCTGCAATTATCAAAGGATAGAACCCATAGCTCGCAGACCTCATAACGCGCCGCCAACCCGTGACACTGGCCCGCGCGTCAACGACAAAATCCGCGCTCCCGAAATCCGCCTGATCGGGGCTGAAGGCGAAAACGTCGGCGTTGTGCATCCCGCCAAGGCGATGCAGATGGCCGAAGAGGCCGGTCTTGACCTTGTCGAGATCTCGCCAAACGCCACGCCGCCGGTCTGCAAGATCATGGACTTCGGCAAGTTCAAGTATGAACAGCAAAAACGCGAGAGCGAAGCGCGCAAGAAGCAGAAGATCATCGAGGTCAAAGAGGTCAAGTTCCGTCCCAACACGGATACCCATGACTACGATGTGAAGATGCGCAACGTGATCAAGTTCCTGGAGAACGGAGATAAGGTCAAAGTGACCCTGCGATTCCGTGGCCGCGAGATGGCGCACCAGAACCTGGGACGTGAGCTGCTTCAGCGCGTTGCCGAAGACATCAAGGAACTCGGCAAGGTCGAAAACATGCCGAAGATGGAGGGCCGTCAGATGATCATGATGATCGGCCCGCTTCCGAGCAAGTAATACCCCCTGACGGGGCCCCGCATGACGCAGGTCACGGTGCCCGGTTGCACATAAAAAAAGCCTCCCTTGATACGCAAGGGAGGCTTTTTAGCTTTCAATGATCGAAATCGAGCCTTACTCAGCCCGCGGCCGCAACGGCACGTTTGGTCATCACGGTCACGAGATGCGCGCGATAGTCCTTGGTGCCATGGATGTCGCCGATCATGCCCTCGGCCTCTACCGACAGGCCTGAAATCGCATCAGCGCTGAAAGCGCCCGAGAGCGCAGCCTCCGCCTCGCGCCAGCGGAACACGCCTTCCTCAGAGGCACCTGTGACCGCCACCCGAACACCATCGGCAAATTTCGCGACGAACACCCCGACCATCGCAAACCGCGACGCCGGCTGCAGAAACTTCTGGTAATTCGCGGCCTCGGCCACAGGGAACCGCACCTCGGTGATGATCTCACCTTCCTCAAGCGCGGTGGTGAACATCCCCTGGAAATAGTCATCCGCCGCGATCTCGCGGGCATTGGTCACAATCGTGGCCCCGCTGGCCAGAGCGGCGGCCGGGTAACAGGCGGCGGGATCATTATTGGCAAGTGAGCCGCCAATGGTGCCACGATTGCGCACTGCCGGATCGCCGATCTGACCCGCCAGGGCGGCAAGCGCCGGATAGGCCGCGGCGCCCTCTGCCACCTCTGCGTGGGTCGTCGCCCCGCCGATGGCCAGTTTGCCATCATCTGTCTGACAGATCCCTCTGATCTCCGCGATCCCGCCGAGGCTCACCAGCGTCGAGGGCATCGCCAAACGCTGTTTCAACGTCGGGATCAACGTCTGTCCCCCACCCAGCGCCTGCGCATCCTCTTCGCTCAGCGCCTGTACCGCATCAGCCACCGTTTCGGGACGTGCGAATTCAAACTCATACATCGCTCTTCCTTTCCGAAGGATCGCCCTTGGGCTCCTTCATCTTCTCATAAATATCCCGGGGGTGCGGGGGCTGGCCCCCGCTCCGCCATCTCAACCTTGCATCGCCGCCCAGACCCGCGCCGGCGTCAGCGGCATGTCGATGTGGGTGACATCCTTCCCGGCAGAGCGCAGCGCATCCACCACCGCATTGACCACCGCTGGCGGAGATCCAATTGCCCCTGCCTCTCCGCAGCCTTTCACCCCAAGAGGGTTATGCGTGCAGGGGGTCTGGCAGGAATGATCCACCTGATAAAACGGCACATCATCCGCGCGCGGCATGGCGTAATCCATGAAGCTCGCGGACAAGAGCTGACCATCCTCGTCATAAACACAGCCCTCCAGAAGCGCCTGCCCAATGCCCTGTCCAATTCCGCCGTGGACCTGACCGTCCACAATCATCGGGTTAACGATATTGCCAAAGTCATCGGCAGCGGCAAAGCGCTCGATGGTGACTTTGCCAGTCTCGGGATCCACTTCGACCTCACAGGCATAAGCGCCAGCCGGGTAGGTAAAGTTCGCCGGATCATAGAACGCCGTCTCCTCCAGCCCCGGTTCGATCTCTTCGAGCGGGTAGTTATGTGGCACATAAGCCGCCAAGGTCACATCGCCCCAGGCCACGGATTTATCCGTGCCTGCCACCGAGAACCTCCCGTCCTTAAGCTCAATATCGGCGTCCGAAGCCTCCATCAGATGCGCCGCGATCTTCTTGGCCTTGCTGATGATCTTTTCGGTCGCGCGCACCATGGCAGAGCCGCCCACCGCCAAGGAACGCGAGCCATAGGTGCCCATGCCCATCGGCGCGTTGTTGGTGTCGCCGTGCTCGATCTCCACCATATCCTCGGGGATGCCGATCATCTCGGCGATCACCTGCGGAAAGGACGTCTCATGCCCTTGCCCATGGCTGTGACTGCCGGTCATCACCACGATACCGCCAGTTGCATTGACGCGTACCGTCGCACTCTCATAGAGCCCTGCGCGCGCACCAAGTTGACCCACGAGGTTCGAGGGCGCGATACCACAGGCTTCGATATAGCAGTTGACACCCAGACCACGCAGTTTGCCGCTTTTCTCGCTCTCGGCGCGGCGCGCGGCAAAGCCTGCGATATCCGCAATCTCTTCAAGCTTATCCATCGTCGCCACATAGTCG
This window contains:
- a CDS encoding cold-shock protein; the protein is MANGTVKWFNATKGFGFIQPEDGTQDVFLHISAVERAGINRIDDGQKVTFDLENGRDGRTSASNLALA
- a CDS encoding DUF982 domain-containing protein → MIEIFWGPKMVLTEIETGTQEAFGTIEKAHHWLSRKWPVADSAARAALAQVEAAMECMGSVQDARSAFQDAACSAGFHIADQSAQPLAS
- a CDS encoding Lrp/AsnC family transcriptional regulator, giving the protein MTVRIDATDRKILAELQRDAGQSLDEIAKQVGSSKTPVWNRIRKLREAGVVGNQTVILDAEALGFEACFFVLIRTSEHEASWQASFLKALQERPEVQEAHRLAGDIDYILKVRVKNARAYDKFYQALISEVRVHNVTALLSMEEIKSTTHLPLEQIRVD
- the cobA gene encoding uroporphyrinogen-III C-methyltransferase codes for the protein MCPGVVAFAGSGPGDVDLLTLKVLKALGEADVILFDRLVSKDIMALAHEGALLEDVGKEGFGPSMAQEEICARLVHHAKRGLKVLRLKSGDPTIFGRLDEELSACEAADVDTQILPGITAASAAVAAIGQSLTQRGRNTSVRFLTGHDMKGFADHDWAQLARRGEVAAVYMGKKSARFVQGRMLMHGADLTTPVTVVENASRADQRVLATTLEHLPADLAAAHFSGPALTFLGLAPRQAAALTDIQMELA
- a CDS encoding DUF2849 domain-containing protein; its protein translation is MARAFTPKVVTANHLLEGDVIYLTAENDWTRALSEAELITDEAEAQLRLLEAQSQAQIAVGAYLADAKAGEQGPEPTHFREEFRRTGPSNYAHGKQEAKLEATANV
- a CDS encoding nitrite/sulfite reductase; the encoded protein is MYKYNDFDSAFLAERNRQFRAQVERRIAGALTEDEFKPLRLMNGLYLQLHAYMLRVAIPYGTLNPDQMRALALLAEKWDKGYGHFTTRQNIQYNWPKLKDVPDMLDALAEVNLHAIQTSGNTIRNVTADHFAGAAADEIEDPRPIAELIRQWSTDHPEFQFMGRKFKIAVSGAANDRAVLKAHDLAIKIVKNEDGEVGYQVLVGGGLGRTPMIGKVLNDFVAADDLLPYIESVISVWNQLGRRDNKYKARIKITVHELGLEKIRELTEERFAQVRPTFGGADQALFQDIKRHFAAPEFRSEGTEVFDAAYDSDPVFRAWADTNLAEHKAPGHAIATISIKKHGATPGDATAAQMYAMADIAEEFAYGELRISHEQNVILPHVHKNDLPAIHARLKAADLATANIGLISDIIACPGMDYCALATARSIPVAQEIATRFEDLKLEHDIGHLQIKISGCINACGHHHVGHIGILGLDRAGVENYQITLGGDATETAAIGTRTGPGFAYDEIVPAVERIVETYLEQRESAEEEFLQTYRRVGMEPFKAALYPASEKKVA
- a CDS encoding phosphoadenylyl-sulfate reductase, translating into MTRIDQEIRGHPAAAGSAEALAEQVAALNARFKHHSATSVMEGALRDAGNIALVSSFGAESVVLLHMAAVIDPSVPVLFVDTELLFTETLVYQQEVSERLGLRNVHVIKADDIAEKDPYGAMRFSDTDACCTLRKTIPLQKALAGYDGWITGRKRFQSGTRAALDFFEVEDGTGRMKINPLAHWAPEDVRAYMDENRLPRHPLVAKGYPSIGCEPCTSPVAEGEDPRAGRWRNQNKEECGIHVVDGKFVRTGA
- a CDS encoding DUF934 domain-containing protein, with product MSVIVTDTGFAHDDWTGGFEGANVLDLASDTDPATLKDQLDGVEMIRVDFPSFADGRGFTIARMLRLMGYDGRLRAKGHVISDQYAMARRVGFDEVEISDDLATRQPEGEWLFRANWQSHNYQARLRAHSNAAR
- a CDS encoding ferredoxin--NADP reductase is translated as MMNEITPVSEPVTEAAAPAKAKPALPDAQTVTQVKHWTDRLFSFRCTRPASLRFRSGEFVMIGLMGDPDPKTGKQKPLLRAYSIASPSWDEEMEFYSIKVQDGPLTSKLQHIKVGDEIILRPKPVGTLVHDALLPGKRIWFFATGTGFAPFASLLREPQTYEDYDEVIITHTCREVGELTYGRELIESLKEDELLNEVIGEGFWKKIKYYPTTTREESAKMGRITDLMRSGEAFADLGVPPLNPESDRAMICGNLAFNLELKDLFENTYGLEEGANSKPAHFVVEKAFLD
- the infC gene encoding translation initiation factor IF-3, translating into MARRPHNAPPTRDTGPRVNDKIRAPEIRLIGAEGENVGVVHPAKAMQMAEEAGLDLVEISPNATPPVCKIMDFGKFKYEQQKRESEARKKQKIIEVKEVKFRPNTDTHDYDVKMRNVIKFLENGDKVKVTLRFRGREMAHQNLGRELLQRVAEDIKELGKVENMPKMEGRQMIMMIGPLPSK
- a CDS encoding FAD binding domain-containing protein; amino-acid sequence: MYEFEFARPETVADAVQALSEEDAQALGGGQTLIPTLKQRLAMPSTLVSLGGIAEIRGICQTDDGKLAIGGATTHAEVAEGAAAYPALAALAGQIGDPAVRNRGTIGGSLANNDPAACYPAAALASGATIVTNAREIAADDYFQGMFTTALEEGEIITEVRFPVAEAANYQKFLQPASRFAMVGVFVAKFADGVRVAVTGASEEGVFRWREAEAALSGAFSADAISGLSVEAEGMIGDIHGTKDYRAHLVTVMTKRAVAAAG